The following proteins come from a genomic window of Gimesia chilikensis:
- a CDS encoding ROK family protein — translation MSTDSVQPKSGYWAGFDLGGTKMLAKIFDSQYKTLGKKRRKTKGHAGVELGLERMAQTIHQALEEAGLTPAELAGIGVGCPGPLDLEQGIIFEAPNLGWYNAPVKQVLEKEFGCPVVLCNDVDAGVYGEYRFGAARGASSTLGIFPGTGIGGGAVYRGQLIQGSKSSCMEIGHIKVLPEGPECGCGQYGCLEALASRLAISAAAAQAAYRGDAPKLRSLAGTDLSDIRSGILASSIKGGDESVRKIILRAAEYIGIAAGNMVHTLSPEVIVLGGGLVEAMPDLFVEAVSEATRHNVMPTFKDSFKVVAAQLGDDSSVMGVAAWAQKVVQEQSSSRIKTQV, via the coding sequence ATGTCTACTGATTCAGTTCAACCAAAGAGCGGCTACTGGGCAGGTTTCGATCTGGGGGGCACGAAGATGCTCGCCAAGATCTTTGATTCACAATATAAAACCCTGGGAAAGAAACGCAGAAAAACCAAGGGGCACGCGGGGGTGGAACTCGGTCTGGAGCGGATGGCTCAGACAATTCATCAGGCACTGGAAGAAGCAGGTCTCACACCTGCCGAACTGGCGGGGATCGGCGTGGGTTGTCCGGGACCGCTGGATCTTGAGCAGGGCATCATTTTCGAGGCCCCTAATCTCGGCTGGTACAATGCCCCGGTTAAGCAGGTACTTGAGAAAGAGTTCGGTTGCCCGGTAGTCCTCTGTAATGATGTCGATGCGGGTGTCTATGGCGAGTATCGATTCGGCGCTGCCCGAGGGGCGAGTTCGACGCTGGGTATCTTCCCGGGAACGGGGATCGGCGGAGGCGCCGTCTATCGAGGTCAGTTGATTCAGGGCAGTAAAAGTTCCTGTATGGAAATCGGACACATCAAAGTCCTTCCGGAAGGTCCCGAGTGCGGATGTGGACAGTATGGCTGTCTGGAAGCGCTGGCCAGTCGACTGGCGATCTCCGCAGCGGCAGCTCAGGCTGCTTACCGGGGTGATGCTCCCAAGCTCCGCTCGCTGGCAGGCACAGACCTGTCCGATATTCGCAGCGGTATTCTCGCTTCCTCGATTAAAGGGGGCGATGAAAGTGTACGAAAAATTATTCTGCGGGCTGCTGAGTACATCGGAATTGCAGCAGGTAACATGGTCCACACCCTTTCCCCCGAAGTCATCGTACTTGGAGGGGGACTTGTGGAAGCGATGCCCGACCTGTTCGTCGAAGCGGTCTCGGAAGCCACGCGGCACAATGTCATGCCGACATTCAAAGATTCATTTAAAGTCGTCGCCGCCCAGCTGGGAGATGATTCCAGCGTCATGGGTGTAGCCGCCTGGGCTCAGAAAGTCGTTCAGGAACAGTCATCCTCGAGAATTAAAACACAGGTATGA
- a CDS encoding HD domain-containing protein has protein sequence MPNRLIAVIDIGTGAIRMAIAEIKEDGTVYALERLSQAVTLGKDTFQTRNIQKSTMEECVRILKSYRRRLDEYQITRDDQIRVVATSAVREADNRLAFTDRIFIATGFEVSPLDEAEVNRITYQGIRPYLTAKPNLDEAQTIVTEIGGGTTELLLVQEGNVLFSSNYRLGALRLREMLKGYRVPLSKERTIMENQIERVIQQITHEVPGDKSIKLVVLGGDVRFALAQLRPDDQIPDPGNSPDELDRLKVSELSKFTDRILQQSEDELAQTYHLSFTDAETLGPALLAYTKLAEAYQQKHIYVTKANFRDGLLKEMADQNNWTDEFNQQVIRSSIDFGKRFDFDEAHARHVAFLADTLFQSLHNEHKLDAKNRLLLYTASLLHEIGIYVNQRGYHKHSMYLISNGNLFGLGQVDLLLVALIARYHRRASPKATHQGYSTLDRFSRIAIAKMAAILRVADALDYSYSQRVQEIECEITQGQLIISIPHVEDVSLEQIALVEKGPLFEEVFGMKVHLRKKQ, from the coding sequence ATGCCCAATCGTTTAATTGCTGTGATCGATATCGGCACCGGCGCCATCCGGATGGCGATTGCCGAGATCAAGGAAGACGGTACGGTCTATGCTCTGGAGCGTCTCTCTCAGGCGGTCACGCTGGGGAAGGATACTTTTCAGACGAGGAACATTCAGAAGTCGACGATGGAAGAATGCGTTCGTATCCTTAAAAGCTATCGCCGCCGTCTGGATGAATATCAGATCACCCGTGACGACCAGATTCGCGTGGTCGCTACCAGCGCGGTCCGTGAAGCAGACAACCGCCTGGCATTCACCGACCGGATTTTTATCGCCACCGGGTTTGAAGTCTCACCACTGGATGAAGCGGAGGTCAACCGCATCACCTACCAGGGGATCCGTCCCTACCTGACAGCGAAGCCCAATCTGGATGAAGCACAGACGATCGTCACCGAAATCGGTGGGGGAACAACGGAACTGCTGCTGGTCCAGGAAGGGAACGTGCTGTTCTCCAGTAACTACCGGCTGGGAGCACTCCGTCTGCGGGAGATGCTCAAAGGATACCGGGTGCCTCTTTCCAAAGAGCGAACGATCATGGAGAACCAGATCGAACGCGTGATTCAGCAGATCACCCACGAAGTCCCCGGGGATAAATCGATCAAACTGGTGGTGCTGGGAGGCGACGTCCGATTTGCACTGGCACAACTGCGTCCCGACGATCAGATTCCCGATCCTGGTAATTCGCCTGATGAGTTGGATCGCCTCAAAGTCTCGGAGTTAAGCAAGTTCACCGACCGGATTCTTCAGCAGAGCGAGGATGAGCTGGCACAGACGTATCACCTCTCCTTTACCGATGCAGAGACTCTGGGGCCTGCGTTGCTGGCCTATACCAAGCTGGCCGAGGCTTACCAGCAGAAACACATCTACGTCACTAAAGCGAACTTTCGCGATGGTCTGCTGAAAGAAATGGCTGACCAGAACAACTGGACTGACGAGTTCAATCAGCAGGTGATCCGCTCCTCAATTGACTTTGGGAAACGGTTCGACTTCGACGAAGCCCATGCTCGGCATGTCGCGTTTCTGGCTGACACGCTGTTTCAGTCATTACACAACGAGCATAAGCTGGACGCAAAAAACCGACTGCTGCTTTATACTGCATCGCTGCTGCACGAGATCGGCATTTACGTCAACCAGCGCGGCTACCACAAACATTCCATGTACCTGATCAGCAACGGGAACCTGTTTGGTCTCGGTCAGGTCGATCTGCTGCTGGTGGCGCTGATTGCCCGTTACCACCGGAGAGCTTCTCCCAAAGCGACTCACCAGGGGTATTCCACTTTAGACCGTTTCAGTCGCATCGCGATCGCCAAGATGGCGGCCATTCTTCGCGTTGCCGACGCACTGGATTATTCCTACTCGCAACGCGTACAGGAAATTGAATGTGAAATTACTCAGGGACAGTTAATTATTTCCATTCCCCATGTGGAAGACGTTTCCCTGGAACAGATCGCGCTCGTGGAAAAAGGACCTTTGTTCGAAGAAGTCTTCGGAATGAAAGTCCATTTGAGAAAAAAACAATAA
- the ppk1 gene encoding polyphosphate kinase 1, with translation MASNTANYLNRELSWLEFNQRVLDEAHDTSIPLLERLKFLAITSSNLDEFFMVRVGGLHLLQASGNTSTDPSGMTARETLEAISLRAHQMMVDQYQCLLKEIEPPLAEAGFQRVNPLDLSDSQRRIVEHVFRDEIYPVLTPMAVTPDMDFPYLVNHTLNIVVRLSPDEKSKKPRDRFAIIPFGRTDFRFITLPSEGGYQYLPMEDAVCLFIEHFFRGEEVLECIPFRVTKNADVSLQDEFASDLLHQMEDMLDQRKQGDCIRLEIAESVSVETLEFLERGLGVLDENVYRIPGPLDLTAFMRLTDISGFDSQKDANWPPQPSPEVNPRISMFENITRQDILLCHPYESFEPVVRLVEEAAVDPDVLAIKQILYRTSKHSPIVAALIRAAEQGKHVTAIVELKARFDEARNIEWAKNLEHAGVQVIYGVKGLKTHAKICCIIRREPHGIQRYMHFGTGNYNDATAKIYSDISYFTSDEVLASDAINFFNSITGYSIPQKYQKLEAAPISLRDKLLDMIHHETERKKQGQKARIVAKINSLVDPDIIDALYEASEAGVKVKLNIRGICCLRPGVAKLSKNIEVVSIIDRFLEHARILYFYHGGDERVFISSADWMPRNLDRRVELLVPVEEENCRNKLIKILNCYFEDNAKARVLNGDGVYERITPNKEKNLVRCQEVLYDEAVTAIRQAEVASRTVFEPHMAPEEQK, from the coding sequence ATGGCTTCGAATACTGCGAATTACCTGAACCGTGAATTAAGCTGGCTGGAATTCAATCAACGCGTTCTGGATGAAGCCCACGACACGAGTATTCCATTGCTGGAACGTTTGAAATTTCTGGCCATCACCAGTTCCAACCTGGATGAGTTCTTTATGGTCCGCGTGGGTGGTTTGCACCTGCTGCAGGCCAGTGGTAATACGAGTACAGACCCCTCCGGAATGACCGCCAGAGAAACACTGGAAGCCATCAGTCTGCGCGCTCATCAGATGATGGTGGATCAGTATCAGTGTCTGTTGAAAGAGATTGAACCACCGCTGGCGGAGGCCGGCTTTCAACGCGTCAATCCCCTCGATCTTTCAGACTCACAACGGAGAATCGTAGAACACGTCTTTCGGGATGAGATCTATCCGGTCCTGACACCAATGGCCGTGACGCCGGATATGGATTTTCCTTACCTGGTCAACCACACCCTCAACATTGTGGTACGACTGAGCCCCGATGAAAAAAGTAAAAAGCCCCGGGACCGGTTTGCCATCATCCCCTTCGGTCGCACTGATTTTCGTTTCATCACGCTCCCTTCGGAAGGCGGATACCAGTATCTGCCGATGGAGGATGCCGTCTGTCTGTTTATCGAACATTTTTTCCGGGGCGAAGAAGTTCTGGAATGCATCCCTTTTCGTGTAACAAAAAACGCCGATGTCAGTCTGCAGGATGAGTTCGCTTCAGACCTGCTGCACCAGATGGAAGACATGCTCGATCAGCGAAAGCAGGGTGACTGTATTCGCCTGGAGATTGCCGAATCGGTATCCGTTGAAACCCTGGAATTTCTGGAACGGGGCCTGGGGGTACTGGATGAAAACGTCTATCGCATTCCCGGTCCCCTGGATCTGACTGCGTTCATGCGTCTGACTGATATTTCCGGCTTTGACAGCCAGAAGGATGCCAACTGGCCTCCTCAACCTTCTCCGGAAGTGAATCCGCGAATCAGTATGTTTGAAAACATTACCCGTCAGGACATTCTGCTCTGCCATCCTTACGAGAGCTTTGAGCCTGTGGTCCGGCTGGTAGAAGAAGCAGCCGTCGATCCCGATGTGCTCGCCATCAAACAGATTCTGTATCGTACGAGTAAACACAGCCCGATTGTGGCAGCCCTGATTCGCGCTGCCGAGCAGGGCAAGCATGTCACCGCGATCGTGGAACTGAAGGCCCGCTTTGACGAAGCCCGGAATATCGAATGGGCTAAAAACCTTGAGCATGCAGGGGTGCAGGTGATCTATGGAGTGAAAGGACTCAAGACACACGCCAAAATCTGCTGCATCATTCGTCGCGAGCCTCACGGGATTCAACGCTACATGCATTTTGGAACCGGTAACTATAACGATGCTACCGCCAAGATCTACAGCGACATCAGTTACTTCACGTCTGACGAAGTGCTCGCCTCCGATGCGATCAACTTCTTTAATTCGATCACCGGATATTCGATTCCCCAGAAATATCAGAAGCTGGAAGCGGCTCCGATCAGTCTACGCGACAAACTGCTGGATATGATCCACCACGAAACGGAGCGAAAGAAACAGGGACAGAAAGCGCGGATCGTGGCCAAAATTAATTCTCTGGTCGATCCGGATATTATTGATGCCCTGTACGAGGCTTCTGAAGCCGGCGTGAAAGTCAAATTGAATATTCGCGGTATCTGCTGCCTGCGCCCGGGAGTTGCCAAGCTCAGTAAAAATATCGAAGTCGTGAGTATCATTGATCGTTTCCTGGAACATGCCCGCATTCTGTATTTTTATCATGGAGGCGATGAGCGGGTATTCATCTCCAGTGCAGACTGGATGCCGCGCAATCTCGACCGCCGGGTGGAACTGCTGGTTCCCGTTGAAGAAGAAAACTGCCGGAACAAACTGATCAAAATTCTGAACTGTTATTTTGAAGACAACGCCAAGGCACGGGTTCTGAATGGTGATGGTGTCTATGAGCGGATCACCCCCAATAAGGAAAAGAATCTGGTGCGTTGTCAGGAAGTGCTGTACGACGAAGCCGTCACAGCCATCCGCCAGGCAGAGGTGGCCAGTCGGACCGTGTTCGAACCTCATATGGCGCCGGAAGAACAAAAATAA
- a CDS encoding Gfo/Idh/MocA family protein yields MSEVTRRSFLQTSAGAVAATSLLSNTARADVNGKIRVAVLGVNGRGRTHIKAVGDVEGADVVLLCDPDEQVLAKRAAEFEKKYGRKVETETDMRKVFDRDDIDVVTVATPNHWHSLATIWACQAGKDVYVEKPGSHNLFEGRKMIEAADKYKRIVQHGVQLRSQPAIQEAVEHLRKGTIGDVYMARGLVFRWRPSIGKKPNEKAPSYLDWNLWQGPAQETDFSRRYVHYNWHWTWDYGNGDVGNQGVHETDMCLWGLDVKLPSQITAMGGKFLWDDDKVTPELLTTNYFYPEENKMIQFEVRPWCTNTEDGATVGNIFYGSEGYMVIKGYKSYETYLGQKREPGPKNSGDDPVVAHFTNFLDAVRSRKAETLNGPVETAHTSSGIAHLGNIAYRLGRQLNFDPKTEQFVNDPEADKYLTRQYRKPFVVPNEV; encoded by the coding sequence ATGAGTGAAGTCACACGTCGCAGTTTTCTGCAAACCAGCGCCGGTGCAGTGGCAGCAACTTCGCTGCTGAGCAATACCGCCCGTGCCGATGTGAATGGAAAAATCCGAGTCGCCGTACTGGGAGTTAACGGTCGCGGACGTACACACATCAAAGCCGTCGGCGATGTCGAAGGAGCCGATGTCGTTCTGCTCTGCGACCCCGATGAACAGGTTCTTGCAAAACGGGCTGCCGAATTCGAAAAGAAATACGGTCGCAAGGTGGAAACAGAGACCGATATGCGAAAGGTGTTTGATCGTGATGACATCGATGTCGTGACAGTAGCAACCCCCAACCACTGGCACTCCCTGGCCACCATCTGGGCCTGTCAGGCTGGTAAAGACGTTTATGTCGAAAAACCGGGTTCGCATAACCTGTTCGAAGGTCGCAAGATGATTGAAGCGGCTGACAAATATAAACGCATCGTCCAGCACGGCGTTCAGTTACGCAGCCAGCCTGCGATCCAGGAAGCGGTCGAACATCTCCGCAAAGGTACGATCGGAGATGTCTACATGGCGCGTGGGCTGGTCTTCCGCTGGCGTCCTTCGATCGGTAAAAAACCGAATGAAAAAGCACCTTCCTATCTCGACTGGAATCTCTGGCAGGGACCTGCTCAGGAAACCGATTTCTCACGTCGTTACGTGCACTACAACTGGCACTGGACCTGGGATTACGGTAACGGCGATGTCGGAAACCAGGGCGTTCACGAAACCGACATGTGTCTCTGGGGGCTGGACGTGAAACTGCCTTCGCAGATCACTGCCATGGGCGGCAAGTTCCTCTGGGACGATGATAAAGTCACCCCGGAACTGCTGACGACGAACTACTTCTATCCGGAAGAGAATAAAATGATTCAGTTCGAAGTTCGTCCCTGGTGCACAAACACGGAAGATGGTGCCACCGTTGGTAATATCTTCTACGGTTCAGAAGGCTACATGGTCATCAAAGGTTATAAATCCTATGAGACCTATCTCGGCCAGAAACGGGAACCCGGTCCGAAGAACAGCGGCGACGATCCTGTCGTAGCGCACTTTACCAACTTCCTGGACGCCGTCCGTTCCCGGAAAGCAGAAACGCTGAACGGCCCGGTTGAAACCGCTCATACGAGCTCCGGAATTGCTCACCTCGGTAACATCGCTTACCGTCTGGGACGGCAGTTAAACTTCGATCCGAAGACCGAACAGTTTGTAAACGACCCGGAAGCAGATAAGTATCTGACTCGTCAGTACCGCAAACCGTTTGTCGTACCCAACGAAGTCTAA
- a CDS encoding response regulator — translation MKVLVVDDVGYTCYVHTRLLEELGYEVICASSGFEALSILEQDSEIKIVFSELVMRELDGLDLFLKVQKQERYNDDGQLEAPMYFLMTSIQPGNQTQNRQQERLELAKKLGITGVIYKTRDREELKQAFAHNLKSALGELSEATPVDIYTPAQNLCEAVKDIIETKNLEAAEELFDLIIAQSEYLEFFINSSSKRAELA, via the coding sequence ATGAAAGTATTAGTTGTTGATGATGTTGGATATACCTGCTACGTGCATACCAGGTTACTGGAAGAGCTGGGCTATGAAGTCATCTGTGCCTCTTCCGGTTTTGAAGCCCTTTCCATCCTGGAACAGGACAGCGAGATTAAAATCGTGTTCTCGGAACTGGTAATGCGTGAGCTGGACGGCCTGGATCTGTTCCTGAAGGTACAGAAACAGGAGCGTTATAACGACGATGGCCAACTTGAAGCCCCCATGTATTTCCTGATGACATCGATCCAGCCCGGTAACCAGACTCAGAATCGACAACAGGAACGACTGGAACTGGCAAAGAAACTCGGCATCACCGGGGTCATTTATAAAACCCGTGACCGGGAGGAGCTCAAACAGGCATTCGCTCATAATCTGAAAAGTGCCCTGGGTGAGTTGTCGGAAGCAACGCCGGTCGACATTTACACTCCCGCGCAAAACCTGTGTGAAGCAGTCAAAGATATTATTGAAACCAAAAACCTTGAGGCAGCTGAGGAACTATTTGACCTGATCATTGCCCAGTCCGAATACCTTGAGTTTTTCATTAACAGTTCCAGCAAACGCGCGGAACTGGCATAA
- a CDS encoding PIG-L deacetylase family protein: MADQKTLLAIGAHFDDCAYGVPGIMLQAVAKNYRVVQLILIGDYSNWPPTKGREAEFKEGVVRIARDYGIETRYLDFASHRYDTNQETKEKVAAAIHDIKPDIALQLWEFDHHHDHTVASQLSKIALNHGGRVLNEDRFRGPRKIYHYDNGPGHTIGFEPDTFVDVTDYWEKSQEWLGRYMALQRNVEYDPAQSNGALQGKENLARYRGQTCRVKFAEALWAPRKQPVEIL; encoded by the coding sequence ATGGCTGATCAGAAAACACTACTCGCCATCGGAGCCCACTTTGATGACTGCGCTTACGGCGTCCCCGGGATCATGCTGCAGGCGGTTGCCAAGAACTACCGGGTCGTACAACTGATTCTGATCGGCGACTACAGTAACTGGCCCCCGACCAAGGGACGGGAAGCGGAATTTAAAGAGGGGGTCGTCCGCATTGCCCGGGACTACGGCATTGAAACCCGTTATCTGGATTTTGCCTCACATCGATATGACACCAATCAGGAAACCAAAGAAAAAGTGGCTGCCGCGATACACGACATCAAACCGGACATCGCATTGCAGCTCTGGGAATTCGATCATCATCACGACCACACAGTGGCTTCCCAGCTGAGTAAAATCGCCTTGAATCATGGAGGACGGGTTCTGAACGAAGATCGGTTCAGAGGACCACGCAAGATTTATCATTATGATAACGGTCCGGGCCATACCATCGGGTTTGAACCCGATACGTTCGTGGATGTGACGGATTACTGGGAGAAATCCCAGGAATGGCTGGGACGTTATATGGCATTACAACGCAACGTCGAGTACGATCCCGCACAATCCAACGGAGCCCTGCAGGGAAAAGAGAACCTGGCCCGCTACCGCGGTCAGACCTGTCGTGTCAAGTTTGCCGAGGCACTCTGGGCGCCACGCAAACAACCCGTGGAAATTCTCTAA
- a CDS encoding DinB family protein, producing the protein MSLAEHITAALQLPTTVVNMYLDDLTDAELLVRPAENMNHIAWQLGHLIQSEHMHVSEVAPDAMPALPAGFAERHTRETAASDEPADFLSKAEYIQLMHEQREASSKLLATLSDEQLSQPAPEKVNYLGPTVGCIFAGEATHWMMHAGQWAVIRRQLGKAPLF; encoded by the coding sequence ATGAGTCTGGCAGAACACATTACCGCAGCCCTGCAACTTCCGACCACTGTCGTCAACATGTACCTGGATGATCTGACCGACGCAGAACTGCTGGTGAGACCCGCAGAGAACATGAACCACATCGCCTGGCAGCTGGGGCACCTGATCCAGAGTGAGCACATGCATGTATCTGAAGTCGCCCCCGATGCGATGCCTGCGCTGCCCGCAGGATTTGCGGAACGACACACCAGAGAAACCGCTGCCAGTGATGAGCCGGCAGACTTCCTGAGTAAAGCCGAGTACATCCAGCTGATGCACGAACAGCGTGAAGCCAGTTCAAAGTTGCTCGCAACACTGAGTGATGAGCAGCTGTCGCAACCAGCGCCGGAAAAAGTGAACTATCTGGGACCAACAGTTGGTTGCATTTTTGCAGGAGAAGCGACGCACTGGATGATGCACGCCGGCCAGTGGGCGGTTATACGTCGCCAGTTGGGGAAAGCGCCACTGTTTTAA
- a CDS encoding globin yields MNQIALEEIFDHLGEAHLEQLIAAFYRRVKTDDILNPMYPQDDLDGAEYRLKEFLVYRLGGPQRYLKERGHPALRMRHAPFAINQSARDRWMELMTAAMTETEVPAEIRQTLEMFFDQMATFLINRAG; encoded by the coding sequence ATGAATCAGATCGCACTGGAAGAAATCTTTGATCACCTGGGAGAAGCCCATCTGGAGCAGTTGATCGCTGCCTTTTATCGTCGAGTGAAAACGGACGACATTCTGAACCCCATGTACCCGCAGGATGATCTGGATGGCGCAGAATATCGACTGAAAGAATTTCTGGTATATCGTCTCGGTGGCCCCCAGCGTTATCTAAAGGAGCGGGGACATCCTGCTCTCCGTATGCGTCACGCGCCGTTTGCGATCAACCAGAGTGCCCGAGATCGCTGGATGGAGCTGATGACTGCCGCCATGACTGAGACAGAAGTTCCCGCGGAAATTCGCCAGACTCTGGAAATGTTTTTCGACCAGATGGCAACCTTTCTGATCAACCGGGCCGGCTAA
- a CDS encoding HIT domain-containing protein, whose amino-acid sequence MELDARLQADCHPICELTESRLLLMNNALVDWFILVPHCEEIELTRLPFAQQTAILSEVNLVARYLQQHCKPDKLNIATLGNVVSQLHIHVIGRKHTDPYWPAPVWGQAERLDYTETQIEQIRQSFTEFVQQENQ is encoded by the coding sequence ATGGAACTGGACGCACGCCTGCAGGCAGACTGCCACCCCATCTGTGAGCTGACGGAATCACGACTGCTGTTGATGAACAATGCGCTGGTCGACTGGTTCATTCTGGTTCCCCACTGCGAGGAAATTGAGCTGACGCGACTCCCTTTCGCACAGCAGACCGCAATTCTGAGCGAGGTGAATCTGGTTGCCCGTTACCTGCAACAACACTGTAAACCGGATAAATTAAATATCGCCACGCTGGGCAATGTTGTCAGCCAATTGCATATTCATGTGATTGGGCGGAAACATACCGACCCTTACTGGCCGGCTCCCGTCTGGGGACAGGCAGAACGACTCGACTATACGGAAACGCAAATCGAGCAGATTAGACAGAGTTTCACCGAATTCGTTCAGCAGGAAAATCAATAA
- a CDS encoding Gfo/Idh/MocA family protein, whose product MSQSPVRIGVLGLIHDHVWDHLPQLVHSENAELVGAFDTNLALRERIQSEYGCPVYETPEELLSEQELDGVFIFSSNKAGAELTLLALERGLHVMIEKPMAASLAQAEAMLAAAQAKDLCLMVNWPFAWWPQMQHAITLAKAGGIGDLWQVKYRAAHAGPKELGCSDYFCDWLFNPELNGAGAMMDYCCYGCVLASNLLGEPDSVTGLGGQYRPAPLGVEDNALIVMQYPHGIATAEGSWSQVGKLTAYATAIYGTEGTLIVEPHKKGRLMLATEDEPLGTEVKVECPVLTLQTATEHFAHCIRTDQTPWELCDPKISLSAQQILERGVQQMQQS is encoded by the coding sequence ATGTCACAATCACCAGTACGCATCGGAGTTCTCGGCTTAATTCATGACCACGTCTGGGATCATCTGCCCCAGCTGGTGCATTCTGAAAATGCGGAGCTCGTGGGAGCCTTCGATACCAATCTGGCCTTGCGGGAACGCATTCAGAGCGAATATGGATGCCCCGTTTATGAAACACCTGAAGAACTATTGAGCGAACAGGAACTGGATGGCGTCTTCATTTTCAGCAGTAACAAAGCCGGGGCGGAACTCACACTACTGGCCTTGGAACGGGGGCTGCACGTGATGATCGAAAAGCCGATGGCTGCGAGTCTCGCGCAGGCGGAGGCGATGCTGGCTGCCGCTCAAGCAAAAGATCTATGCCTGATGGTCAACTGGCCTTTCGCCTGGTGGCCCCAGATGCAACATGCGATTACCTTAGCCAAAGCGGGTGGCATCGGAGACCTCTGGCAGGTGAAATACCGGGCCGCCCATGCCGGCCCTAAAGAACTGGGCTGCAGTGATTATTTCTGTGATTGGCTGTTTAATCCAGAGCTGAATGGTGCCGGCGCCATGATGGATTACTGTTGTTACGGCTGTGTCCTGGCCAGTAATCTGCTGGGAGAACCGGATTCAGTCACCGGCCTGGGAGGACAGTACCGCCCTGCCCCGCTTGGTGTAGAAGACAATGCGCTGATCGTCATGCAGTACCCGCACGGGATTGCAACCGCGGAAGGATCGTGGTCACAAGTCGGTAAACTGACAGCTTACGCAACTGCGATCTATGGCACCGAGGGAACCTTGATTGTCGAACCGCATAAAAAAGGAAGACTGATGCTGGCAACCGAGGACGAACCTCTGGGAACAGAAGTCAAAGTCGAGTGTCCAGTGCTTACCCTGCAGACAGCGACCGAACATTTTGCACATTGTATCCGGACCGATCAAACTCCCTGGGAATTGTGTGATCCCAAAATCAGCCTGTCAGCGCAGCAGATTCTGGAGAGGGGCGTGCAGCAGATGCAGCAAAGTTAG
- a CDS encoding cupin domain-containing protein, translated as MTLSHAKAGEVVDISPLGADLESAKTTTLVKTEEFQVIRLVLKAGKTLPEHTAPGIITIQCLEGRVKFNCLGESHELTAGRLLHLPHAEPHAVECLESASLLLTIITDMSGKRPLNAIDEAADESFPASDPPAWNAGKRI; from the coding sequence ATGACACTTTCACATGCCAAAGCGGGTGAAGTGGTTGACATAAGCCCGCTGGGGGCAGATCTGGAGTCAGCTAAAACAACCACGCTGGTCAAAACGGAAGAGTTCCAGGTCATTCGCCTGGTTTTAAAGGCTGGTAAGACTTTGCCTGAGCACACAGCGCCCGGCATTATCACCATTCAATGCCTCGAAGGCCGTGTAAAATTCAACTGCCTGGGTGAATCACATGAGCTGACCGCAGGCAGGTTGTTGCATCTTCCTCACGCTGAACCACACGCGGTTGAATGTCTGGAATCCGCATCGCTGCTGTTGACGATCATTACCGACATGTCAGGCAAGCGTCCCCTGAATGCCATTGATGAGGCGGCAGACGAATCCTTTCCAGCGAGTGATCCTCCCGCCTGGAACGCAGGTAAAAGAATCTGA